The following coding sequences are from one Thermostaphylospora chromogena window:
- a CDS encoding peptidylprolyl isomerase, producing the protein MATGKDRQRQLAREHYERQMRRRAERQARARRVTVIGSTVGVLVVVCGVIAAVTLLGGNDAETSAEAAPPTPAASSTPVDPTKVTCQYTDDSNGPSKDVGRPPAKPDLDAETMTLKTNHGDIVIDLEPMKAPCTVNSFAFLAEKDYFDGTKCHRLVTPSTGGLAILQCGDPQAKADGKGGTDGQGGPGYKFADENLGGMEYGRGVVAMANSGPDTNGSQFFIVYGDETKSLPPQYTPFGTVTKGMDIVDKVAEGGFLADNVAPKVGVEIKDVTISGKS; encoded by the coding sequence GTGGCAACCGGCAAGGATCGCCAGAGGCAACTGGCACGTGAGCACTACGAGCGGCAGATGCGGCGCCGTGCGGAACGCCAGGCCAGGGCCAGGCGCGTCACCGTCATCGGCTCGACGGTGGGCGTGCTGGTGGTGGTCTGCGGTGTGATCGCCGCCGTGACGCTGCTGGGCGGAAACGACGCCGAGACCAGTGCCGAGGCCGCTCCCCCGACCCCCGCGGCGAGCTCCACTCCCGTCGACCCGACCAAGGTGACCTGCCAGTACACCGACGACTCCAACGGTCCGAGCAAGGACGTCGGCCGGCCTCCGGCCAAGCCCGACCTGGACGCCGAGACGATGACGCTCAAGACCAACCACGGCGACATCGTGATCGACCTGGAACCGATGAAGGCCCCCTGCACGGTGAACTCCTTCGCGTTCCTGGCCGAGAAGGACTACTTCGACGGCACCAAGTGCCACCGTCTGGTCACGCCGTCCACCGGCGGGCTGGCGATCCTGCAGTGCGGCGACCCGCAGGCCAAGGCCGACGGCAAGGGCGGCACGGACGGGCAGGGCGGCCCGGGCTACAAGTTCGCCGACGAGAACCTGGGCGGCATGGAGTACGGCCGGGGCGTGGTCGCCATGGCCAACAGCGGACCCGACACCAACGGCAGCCAGTTTTTCATCGTCTATGGCGATGAGACCAAGTCTCTACCTCCGCAGTACACACCGTTCGGTACCGTCACCAAGGGAATGGACATCGTGGACAAGGTGGCGGAGGGTGGATTCCTCGCCGACAACGTCGCCCCGAAAGTGGGCGTAGAAATCAAAGACGTGACAATCTCAGGCAAGAGCTGA